The DNA sequence GTGCTGACCTGGTGTAGAAAGTTCTATTGGTATCTTTTGCGGTTCTATTGTGAGCGGTTGAGATCCCCGCAGTACAATCGCCCGGGAAATAACCAGCGTAAAGCGGGGCGAATCACCCGACAAATCGACTGCTTCCGGATAGATATCGCCAACCCCCTGTGTCAGAGAATAGGTCACTTCCTGTCCGCTGCTCTTCCCCTCCAGACGGGCAATCGCCGGATCAGACAGATTAATGATTGTTGCTGTTTCGGCCCGGGCCCCGGTAATCAGAGAAGCTTTGGCCTCCCAGTAGGCTTCCAGCGATCCATGCTGGTCTATATGTTCCCTGGAAAAGTTGTTGAATGAAACGACATCAAAGTGAACATCCGCGCAGCGGAACTGTTCCAGGGCAGAGGAGGACACTTCCATGGTCACCGTGTTGACTCCCTCCTCTTTCATCCGGGCAAAATAACCCTGAAGTTCAAAGCTTTCCGGAGTTGTCATCGCGGCCGGAATCACCTCTCTGCCGATCCGGATCTTTACCGTACCAATGAGTCCGGAAGTGATGCCGGCCGCCCGAATAATCTCATCGAGCATAAAGGAAATGGTGGTTTTACCATTCGTAGCCGTGATGCCGTAAACAAAGAGATCTCGCGTGGGATGCCCGTAATAGGCCGCCGACAGGCTGCTCCAGGCCTGTCGCGAATTAACCACCCGATACTGTGCGATGGGAACGGATGGGTCAATCCGTTCAACTATAGCCGCTTCCCCACCGCGTGCTTTGACATCACTCAGAAATCGATGGCCGTCCACGTGGGTACCGGGGATAGCTATATACAGGGCTTTGGCATGGATCTGGCGGGAATCGTTGGTGATCCGTTCAATATCAAGGTTATCCAGAGGCCGAAACTCCTCCAGCACTTCAGTTTCATTCAACAAATTGACCAAACGCATGCAATCGTGTCCTTTCAAAATTAAATCAACCCTATTATAACGCATGATATACTCAGATTGGTGATGCAAAATGGAATTAAACCAACTCAATGAAAAACTTGCCCGATTGAACGGAATGATGGTATGCCCGATCTGCCACAATCCGCTGGAAATGATCTCCCATGAGGTTCGCTGCACCTCGAATCATAGTTTCAATGTCTCCAAATCAGGATCGATCAATTTTATCCCCGTGAAAATCCACGCCCGCGATCGAGCCTATTACGCCAATGAACTCGCGCTCCATCAATTGCCGCCCTTTCGGGAATTGTTGGAAAGTGTGACAGATCAAACTACGGAACCCTTTTGCCTGACCGGTTCCTCTCTGTCTCCGTTTCTGGGAAGCAGCGGAATTGGCTTTGAAGCAGCCCAACCTTCGGTCGACCTACAGCTGAAAGAAAATCCGGACCGGCTGATTTTTACTGCTCTGGCTGATCGACTGCCTCTTCCGACTGGTTCCATGGACCGGGTCATCCGGCTGGATGATCAGTCCGGAATCGAAGAAAGTCTTCGAATTCTGGCCAGTGGGCATCGGATGTTCCGGATTATCCCGGGACCGGGTCATCTTCTGGAACTGCGCCGTCATCTGTTTACCGGCCGCCGGCTTGGTCTAAGAGAAAAACCGGCATTAATTCGGGAACTGTACCAACTGCAGGAAGAAGGCGGCATGGTGAGGGCACAGCGCTTTCGGAAAAGCTTTCAGCCCACGGTCCCACAAAAAGAAATCCTGCTCCGGCAATGGATCTCCCCAAATGACCTACGCATCGCGCAGATCGCTGCAGTCATCGACGCCGTAACATTTGACTTCATGATCTACTCCCTGCAGAAACATCAGTAGGCGAACTCTCTGCTTCATTCGAATGACCTGGCAAAAAATATTTTCATCTTCAAGCCTCATGAAACGATAAGACAGGCTGCAGCACACTGCAGCCTGTCTTTTTTCTGAACCCGAACTAATTTCGCATGGCGGAGACCAGTTGTATGGTTCCCTCATACGTTTGCTTGTCACTGTCGCGGTAGATCGTGAATTTAACCCGGTCGCCCGGTTTGTAGCGGGACTTGATGGTGTTCAGCTGGACCGTGGATGTCACTTTTTCTCCGCCGAAGCTGATCAGAATGTCTCCCGGCAATATGCCGGCAGCCTCAGCCGGTGATCCTGCCATGACTTCCATCACCATGATGCCCTGCGGAACGCCGTACTGGATTCTCAAATCCTCTGGTATATCCTGGACGGCCACTCCGATGCTGACCGGTTCATTGGTCTGATTCTTCGTTTCTGAACTCGTTCCGATTTTTTCCATGAGCACATTAATGGGGATGGAGAAGGCAATTCCTTCAATCCCGGTTTGGGCGATCTTTGCGGAATTAATCCCAATGACCTCCCCCTTCATGTTGAAAAGAGGACCGCCCGAATTTCCACCATTGATGGCAGCATCGATCTGAATGTATTCAAATACCCCTCCACTCACCTGTACCTTTCGGTTTTTGGCAGAAATAATGCCATGAGTGACGGTTCC is a window from the Clostridiaceae bacterium HFYG-1003 genome containing:
- a CDS encoding Mur ligase family protein; the encoded protein is MRLVNLLNETEVLEEFRPLDNLDIERITNDSRQIHAKALYIAIPGTHVDGHRFLSDVKARGGEAAIVERIDPSVPIAQYRVVNSRQAWSSLSAAYYGHPTRDLFVYGITATNGKTTISFMLDEIIRAAGITSGLIGTVKIRIGREVIPAAMTTPESFELQGYFARMKEEGVNTVTMEVSSSALEQFRCADVHFDVVSFNNFSREHIDQHGSLEAYWEAKASLITGARAETATIINLSDPAIARLEGKSSGQEVTYSLTQGVGDIYPEAVDLSGDSPRFTLVISRAIVLRGSQPLTIEPQKIPIELSTPGQHTVANAVACCAMALCQGIDRAAIQMGLKNFKGLERRFELIYDDQFKIIDDHFANMNNIETSLKSLSSLHYRKLRMVYAIRGNRGVTVNRENVQTLARWLPLLNLDEIIVTETLGEVTDKDRVLPAEKAVFFEEIEKTPLKVTFRAAMDEALQYALSVVEPGDIIFLAGTQGMDLGGRKILTMLAHRHPERAEEILRPMTGRVCG